The following proteins come from a genomic window of Mariniflexile sp. TRM1-10:
- a CDS encoding DNA topoisomerase IB: MKRNRMREADLQQLMNHPENIISKCNLTYTYEEDFPIVRKRHGKGFIYLMNGKPIQNKQALKRIKNIVIPPMWKDVKISHLENSHLQAVGKDAKNRKQYLYHPKWKIIRNSTKFYKMYSFGKKLPLIRKQLDIDLDKKGWPKEKVVALIIRLMEETHIRIGNSYYEKQNKSYGLTTLRKKHINIYKGKLQIEYIGKKGIEHTVSLRNKKLVKLVNRCEELPGWTLFKYIDEDGIKKTIKSSHVNEYLYTLCGSDFTAKDFRTWSASVSFFNALLELEKATSEKEIKSNILSAYDVAANTLGNTRNVCKKYYVHPIIIEQYENGNLYKIFDKIKKTTTVNNYLSPSEKEMLKLFKRYRPLLQKEFK, translated from the coding sequence ATGAAAAGAAATAGAATGCGAGAAGCTGATTTACAACAATTAATGAACCACCCTGAAAATATAATTTCTAAATGCAATCTTACTTATACCTATGAAGAAGATTTTCCAATTGTTAGAAAAAGACATGGTAAAGGTTTTATTTATCTTATGAATGGAAAACCCATTCAAAATAAACAAGCCCTTAAACGCATTAAAAATATTGTAATTCCACCCATGTGGAAAGATGTAAAAATTAGTCATCTTGAAAATAGTCATTTACAAGCGGTGGGCAAAGATGCCAAAAACCGAAAGCAATATTTATATCATCCTAAATGGAAAATTATAAGAAATTCTACCAAATTTTATAAAATGTATTCATTTGGCAAAAAACTACCCTTAATAAGAAAACAACTTGACATTGATTTAGATAAAAAAGGCTGGCCAAAAGAAAAAGTGGTTGCATTAATAATTCGCTTAATGGAAGAAACCCATATTCGTATTGGTAATAGTTATTATGAAAAGCAAAATAAATCTTATGGTTTAACAACACTTAGAAAAAAACATATTAATATCTATAAGGGCAAATTACAGATTGAATATATTGGAAAAAAAGGTATAGAACATACTGTTTCGCTGCGAAACAAGAAATTGGTAAAATTAGTAAACCGATGTGAAGAGCTGCCTGGATGGACACTTTTTAAATATATTGATGAAGATGGCATAAAAAAAACCATAAAAAGCAGTCATGTAAATGAGTATCTATATACCCTTTGCGGAAGCGACTTTACCGCAAAAGATTTTAGAACGTGGTCGGCCTCTGTCTCTTTTTTTAATGCTTTGCTTGAATTGGAAAAAGCCACTTCTGAAAAAGAAATAAAAAGTAATATTTTAAGCGCATACGATGTAGCGGCAAATACCCTAGGCAATACGAGAAATGTTTGTAAAAAATATTATGTACATCCCATCATTATTGAACAGTATGAAAATGGAAACTTGTATAAAATTTTTGATAAAATTAAAAAGACAACAACAGTTAACAACTATTTATCACCTTCTGAAAAAGAAATGCTAAAACTTTTTAAAAGGTATCGTCCATTACTTCAAAAAGAATTTAAATAA
- a CDS encoding IS110 family RNA-guided transposase produces the protein MKKIRKNAGGIDIGAKKIFIGLEDKEVRSFDTFTSDLEQAVSYLEENNVTSVAMEATGVYWVILYDILKARGIDVWLVDGRSTKQVPGRKTDVKDCQWIQQLHSYGLLNRCFVADELVHELRSYQRLREDHIRSAAMHINHMQKALTLMNVRLKEVLDQVHGVSGLKIIRAILKGERDPGVLVKLCHGSVLKTKKELILKSLKGHYNEAGLFALGQAVVCYDFYQQQIAGCDLKMEEVLKKMGANRPKVSNKATPRKNVRHHKPNIEGMDRYLLQIFEGKDATVLPGITDYNWMQLLSEIGTDLHKWKTEKHFTSWLGLAPKQHHSGKMKKNYKAKGQPKAGLIFKQAATSLLNSKKIALGAFGRKIRAKKGASPAIKAMARKLAELYWKLFVKGLSYVEKGIKDYEEKILFNKQKNIMKMARELGLSISYKTAV, from the coding sequence ATGAAAAAAATCAGGAAAAACGCAGGAGGGATCGATATCGGAGCCAAAAAAATCTTCATAGGTCTTGAAGATAAGGAGGTTCGCAGTTTTGATACCTTCACATCAGATCTGGAACAGGCGGTATCTTACTTAGAGGAAAACAATGTAACCTCAGTGGCCATGGAAGCCACGGGAGTGTATTGGGTCATCCTCTATGATATATTGAAGGCAAGAGGCATCGATGTATGGTTGGTGGATGGCAGGAGCACAAAACAAGTTCCAGGCAGAAAGACCGATGTAAAGGACTGTCAATGGATACAGCAATTGCACAGCTATGGTTTGTTGAACCGTTGTTTTGTTGCAGATGAACTGGTACATGAACTAAGGAGCTATCAACGCCTGCGCGAAGATCACATCCGTAGTGCTGCTATGCATATTAACCATATGCAAAAAGCACTGACCCTGATGAACGTTCGGCTAAAAGAAGTTCTGGACCAAGTTCACGGGGTAAGTGGATTGAAAATAATCAGGGCGATCTTAAAGGGCGAAAGGGATCCCGGGGTTTTGGTAAAGCTATGCCATGGGAGTGTGTTGAAAACAAAAAAGGAACTGATCCTTAAATCCTTGAAAGGGCACTACAATGAAGCAGGGCTATTTGCTTTGGGCCAAGCAGTGGTGTGCTATGATTTTTATCAACAACAAATTGCCGGTTGTGATCTGAAAATGGAAGAAGTCCTTAAAAAGATGGGGGCAAACCGGCCTAAAGTATCAAATAAGGCAACTCCACGAAAAAACGTGAGGCACCACAAACCAAATATAGAAGGAATGGACCGTTATCTATTGCAAATATTTGAAGGCAAAGATGCTACGGTCCTACCCGGTATAACAGATTATAATTGGATGCAGCTCCTATCGGAAATAGGGACTGATTTACATAAATGGAAAACAGAAAAGCATTTTACTTCCTGGTTGGGACTGGCGCCAAAACAGCACCATTCGGGCAAGATGAAAAAAAACTATAAGGCTAAAGGACAACCAAAGGCCGGCCTGATATTTAAGCAAGCGGCCACGAGCCTGCTCAACAGCAAGAAAATTGCATTGGGTGCTTTTGGCAGAAAGATAAGGGCAAAGAAAGGGGCATCACCGGCAATAAAGGCAATGGCAAGAAAACTGGCAGAGCTCTATTGGAAGCTATTTGTTAAAGGACTGTCATATGTAGAGAAGGGAATCAAAGATTATGAGGAGAAGATCTTGTTTAATAAACAAAAGAACATTATGAAAATGGCAAGAGAACTTGGTTTGTCAATTAGCTATAAAACAGCGGTTTAG
- a CDS encoding DUF1328 domain-containing protein, whose amino-acid sequence MLRWTLTFVILAIIAGILGFGGIASGAASIAKVLFFIFLVLFLISLITGRKRT is encoded by the coding sequence ATGTTACGTTGGACACTTACATTTGTTATTTTAGCTATTATAGCTGGCATATTGGGATTTGGTGGAATAGCTTCAGGCGCTGCTAGTATCGCAAAAGTTTTGTTCTTTATCTTCCTTGTATTATTTCTTATTTCATTAATCACAGGAAGAAAAAGAACTTGA
- a CDS encoding ferritin-like domain-containing protein translates to MSTYTETISGKLNELLERTYDAEKGFKKAAENTEHIYLKRYFERKSLERHNFGIELNNEVRSFGEIPEKSGSAAGTAHRAWMDIKAMFSVDNDESMLEEAIRGEKTALDDYNDVINDTSLPLSTHTILIKQRDAIASDLNSIKRLEDLH, encoded by the coding sequence ATGAGTACATACACAGAAACTATAAGTGGTAAGTTAAATGAACTTTTAGAAAGAACATATGATGCAGAAAAAGGTTTTAAAAAAGCAGCAGAGAATACAGAGCATATTTATCTGAAAAGATATTTTGAAAGAAAATCGTTAGAACGACATAATTTCGGTATTGAATTAAATAATGAAGTTAGATCGTTTGGAGAGATTCCAGAGAAAAGCGGAAGTGCGGCAGGAACTGCACATCGTGCCTGGATGGATATAAAAGCCATGTTTTCTGTCGATAACGACGAATCCATGCTCGAAGAAGCTATTAGAGGAGAAAAGACGGCTTTAGATGACTATAATGATGTTATCAATGATACTTCATTGCCCTTGAGTACACATACGATACTAATTAAACAAAGAGATGCCATTGCAAGTGATCTCAACTCAATTAAGCGATTGGAAGATTTGCATTGA
- a CDS encoding catalase, with product MMAPKKQQLSESKKVDDLKTSQKEVKDTTMTTNQGVKVNDTNNSLKAGERGSTLLEDFLLREKITSFDHERIPERIVHARGSGAHGIFELYENLEQFSKAGIFTDTSRKTPVFVRFSTVAGSKGSTDLARDVRGFAVKFYTEEGTWDLVGNNMPIFFIQDAMKFPDLIHSVKPEPNREIPQAASAHDTFYDFVSHATETLHNQIWLMSDRGIPRSYRMMEGFGIHTFRLINEKGDAHFVKFHWKPKLGVHSVTWDEAVKISGVDSDFHRRDLWDAIEAGQFPEWELGVQIVPEEDEFKFEFDLLDPTKLIPEELVPVKIIGKMTLNKNPENFFAETEQVAFLPGHIVPGIDFTNDPLLQGRLFSYRDTQLSRLGGPNFHQIPINRPVVDTHNNQRDGMMQMDVVKGQTAYFPNSLSGGCPHLAKMAEGAFTSYEERIDAKKIRTRSESFNDHFSQPALFYRSLSKWEQQHLTDAYTFELGKCKYTHIKERMLWVISQIDTDLAKKVATGLGLEIPKSIEQPINQAIGADADVEKHQPPKKKNYLDTAPSLSQANTKFESISTRQIAVLVADGFSMKNFNKMKDALEKEGAMVKLIAPHGGEVVSDEGIAHEVHEAIMTTESVLFDAIYIPGGTKAIEKLKKESKFIKFINEAFKHCKAIAVDEEGENLIDSSLVSNFKQDAAVLINKESIDFINAIAKHRNWDRMEVTKNIPV from the coding sequence ATGATGGCTCCAAAAAAACAACAATTATCAGAATCAAAAAAAGTTGATGATTTAAAAACATCTCAAAAAGAAGTAAAGGATACTACGATGACCACAAATCAAGGGGTCAAAGTAAATGACACGAACAATTCATTAAAAGCGGGAGAAAGAGGGTCTACTTTACTGGAAGATTTTTTACTACGGGAAAAAATTACAAGTTTTGACCACGAACGCATACCAGAGCGTATTGTACACGCTCGAGGTAGTGGGGCACATGGTATATTTGAATTATATGAAAATCTTGAGCAATTTAGTAAAGCGGGTATTTTTACCGATACTAGTAGGAAAACCCCTGTTTTCGTGCGATTTTCAACGGTTGCGGGCTCTAAAGGCTCAACAGATCTGGCTCGGGATGTTCGCGGGTTTGCAGTAAAATTTTATACAGAAGAAGGCACTTGGGATTTGGTAGGTAATAATATGCCTATCTTTTTTATTCAAGATGCTATGAAGTTTCCAGATTTAATTCATTCGGTAAAACCAGAACCTAATAGGGAAATACCTCAGGCAGCCTCTGCCCATGATACTTTTTATGATTTTGTCTCGCATGCCACAGAAACACTTCATAATCAAATTTGGTTAATGAGTGATAGAGGGATTCCTCGAAGTTATCGTATGATGGAAGGCTTTGGAATTCATACCTTCCGATTAATAAATGAAAAAGGAGACGCTCATTTTGTGAAATTCCATTGGAAACCGAAACTAGGCGTACACTCCGTAACATGGGATGAAGCAGTTAAGATTAGTGGAGTCGATTCCGATTTTCATAGACGCGATTTATGGGATGCTATTGAAGCGGGACAATTTCCAGAATGGGAATTAGGAGTTCAAATAGTGCCTGAAGAAGATGAATTTAAATTTGAATTTGATTTATTGGATCCAACCAAATTGATACCCGAAGAATTAGTGCCAGTAAAAATTATTGGTAAAATGACTTTAAATAAAAATCCTGAAAACTTCTTTGCTGAAACCGAGCAAGTAGCTTTCCTGCCTGGTCACATTGTTCCCGGTATAGATTTTACGAATGATCCCTTATTGCAGGGGCGTTTGTTCTCGTATAGAGATACACAGTTATCCAGATTAGGTGGACCTAATTTTCATCAAATTCCTATAAACCGACCTGTCGTAGACACCCACAACAACCAGCGTGATGGAATGATGCAAATGGATGTTGTAAAAGGACAAACAGCCTACTTTCCAAATAGTTTAAGCGGAGGTTGTCCGCATTTAGCTAAAATGGCTGAAGGTGCATTTACTTCATACGAAGAACGTATAGACGCAAAAAAAATCAGGACCCGAAGCGAAAGTTTTAATGATCATTTCTCACAACCGGCATTGTTTTACAGGAGTTTATCCAAATGGGAGCAACAACACCTTACGGATGCTTATACATTCGAACTCGGTAAATGTAAATACACACATATCAAAGAGCGCATGCTTTGGGTGATTTCACAAATCGATACCGATTTAGCGAAAAAAGTAGCCACCGGATTGGGACTTGAAATCCCAAAATCCATAGAGCAACCTATTAATCAAGCCATTGGTGCTGATGCAGATGTGGAAAAACATCAACCGCCTAAAAAGAAAAATTATCTTGATACCGCTCCTTCATTAAGTCAAGCCAATACAAAATTCGAAAGCATTTCAACAAGACAGATAGCCGTATTGGTTGCAGATGGCTTTTCAATGAAAAATTTCAACAAGATGAAAGATGCTCTAGAAAAAGAAGGCGCAATGGTAAAATTAATAGCGCCACATGGAGGTGAAGTTGTAAGTGATGAAGGTATAGCTCATGAGGTTCATGAGGCTATTATGACTACAGAAAGTGTCCTTTTTGATGCCATATATATCCCTGGAGGCACAAAAGCTATTGAGAAATTAAAGAAAGAATCAAAATTTATAAAATTTATTAATGAAGCCTTTAAACATTGTAAAGCTATAGCTGTAGATGAAGAAGGCGAAAATCTGATTGACAGCAGCCTCGTTTCAAATTTCAAACAGGATGCAGCAGTTCTAATTAATAAAGAGTCTATTGATTTTATAAACGCTATTGCAAAGCATCGCAATTGGGATAGAATGGAAGTGACTAAAAACATACCTGTGTGA
- the rimO gene encoding 30S ribosomal protein S12 methylthiotransferase RimO, which yields MRTKSLKKNKINVVTLGCSKNVYDSEILMGQLKASGKDVAHEEDGNIVVINTCGFINNAKEESINTILEFMQKKEDGEVDKVFVTGCLSERYKPDLQKEIPNVDAYFGTTELPSLLKALGADYKHELIGERLTTTPKNYAYLKIAEGCDRPCSFCAIPLMRGKHKSTPIEEVVVEAEKLAAKGVKELILIAQDLTYYGLDLYKKRNLAELLEALVKVEGIEWIRLHYAFPTGFPMDVLEVMNREPKICNYLDIPLQHISDTILKSMRRGTTKEKTTQLLKDFRAAVPNMTIRTTLIVGYPGETEEDYQILKEWVKAMRFERLGCFTYSHEENTHAYNLEDDVPEEVKQARANEIMEIQSQISWELNQAKIGQTFKVVIDRKEGNYFVGRTEFDSPDVDNEVLIDATKTYIKTGEFTTVKITEAADFDLYAEVITA from the coding sequence ATGAGAACGAAATCGCTTAAAAAGAATAAAATTAATGTAGTCACTCTGGGTTGTAGTAAAAATGTTTACGACAGCGAAATACTCATGGGACAGCTTAAAGCCAGTGGAAAAGACGTAGCCCATGAAGAAGATGGCAATATTGTTGTGATTAATACCTGCGGATTTATTAATAATGCCAAAGAGGAAAGCATCAATACTATTTTAGAATTTATGCAGAAAAAAGAAGATGGCGAGGTCGATAAAGTATTTGTAACAGGGTGTTTAAGTGAGCGTTATAAGCCAGATTTACAAAAAGAGATTCCAAATGTTGATGCCTATTTTGGCACTACCGAATTGCCAAGTTTATTGAAGGCTTTGGGTGCCGATTATAAGCACGAACTTATTGGCGAACGTTTAACAACCACACCAAAAAATTACGCATATTTAAAAATAGCCGAAGGTTGTGACAGACCTTGTAGTTTTTGTGCCATTCCATTAATGCGTGGTAAACATAAAAGTACGCCCATTGAAGAGGTTGTTGTTGAAGCCGAAAAGTTAGCAGCAAAAGGCGTGAAGGAGCTTATTTTGATTGCTCAGGATTTAACCTATTACGGTCTCGATTTATACAAAAAAAGAAACTTAGCTGAATTACTTGAAGCGTTGGTAAAAGTTGAAGGCATTGAATGGATTCGATTGCATTACGCCTTCCCAACTGGGTTTCCAATGGATGTTTTGGAGGTCATGAACCGTGAACCTAAAATTTGTAATTATTTAGATATTCCGTTACAGCATATTTCAGATACCATCTTGAAAAGTATGCGTCGTGGGACTACCAAAGAGAAAACGACGCAATTGCTTAAGGATTTTAGGGCAGCCGTACCAAATATGACAATTAGAACCACGTTGATTGTTGGCTATCCAGGCGAAACCGAAGAGGATTATCAAATTCTAAAAGAATGGGTAAAAGCGATGCGTTTTGAGCGTTTAGGCTGTTTTACATATAGCCACGAAGAAAACACACATGCCTATAATCTAGAAGATGATGTACCCGAAGAAGTAAAACAAGCACGTGCCAATGAGATTATGGAAATTCAATCCCAGATTTCATGGGAATTGAACCAAGCAAAAATAGGGCAGACTTTTAAAGTCGTTATAGACAGAAAAGAAGGTAATTATTTTGTAGGCAGAACCGAATTTGATTCTCCCGATGTCGATAATGAAGTCCTTATTGATGCTACCAAAACCTATATTAAAACGGGCGAGTTTACCACAGTAAAAATTACCGAAGCTGCCGATTTTGACTTATATGCCGAGGTTATTACAGCTTAA